Proteins encoded in a region of the Quercus lobata isolate SW786 chromosome 8, ValleyOak3.0 Primary Assembly, whole genome shotgun sequence genome:
- the LOC115958344 gene encoding G-type lectin S-receptor-like serine/threonine-protein kinase At4g27290 isoform X1, which yields MGLTNMLDKSSKNRKQWTSLLVFLSSNLLLFSFVSSDTADSITQSQSLSDSKGTTLVSKDGGFVLGFFSPGNPNNRYLGIWYHNIPIRTVVWVANRRNPIDGSSGMLMVNNYGKLVLLNQNSTVAWSANSTKEARNPIVQLLDSGNLVLREENEENPENYLWQSFDYPSDTWLPGMKVGWDLRTGLERRLTAWKSPEDPSPGELSWGIELHDYPEIVMKKGSDKFFRTGPWNGRVFSGVPELRATPVYDYSFVSNKDEVYFTFHMINTSLISRAVMNQTQYERYIWVDRKWKQYLYLPKDNCDNYNLCGPYGNCIIGESPVCQCVKGFKPKSPDTWNPDKWSKGCIRSTQLSCQDKDKIGFDKFFGYKLPDTTYSWVNLSMNLEECRVKCMNNCTCMAYSNTDIRDGGSGCAMWFGDLIDIRQIALTGQDTNSLRQDVYIRMPASEKEVKDKQKMKVIIVVVVAIAVVLGVLLIPYCICKRRNSREKMENNVMIDQNTEGQSEDLEVPFFNLTTIAIATDNFSNNNKLGEGGFGIVYKGTLTDGQEIAVKRLSRSSTQGLNEFKNEVMLIAKLQHRNLVRLLGYCIEGVEKMLIYEYMPNGSLDSFIFDQTRAKVLGWSMRFNIICGIAKGLLYLHEDSRLRIIHRDLKAGNVLLDSKMNPKISDFGMARIFGGDQTEGNTNRVVGTYGYMAPEYAIDGLFSVKSDVFSFGILLLEILSGKRNRGFFHPSDGLNLVGHAWKLWKEGKPLELIDTCLNDSCILLEIVRCLRISFLCLQQHPEDRPNVSSVVMMLHGESSLLEPGEPASFVGKRSPSSSKNQSSSTNEITITLIEGR from the exons ATGGGTCTAACTAACATGTTGGATAAGAGTTCAAAGAACAGAAAGCAATGGACATCTTTGCTTGTGTTTTTGAGTTCCAATTTGCTTCTTTTCTCCTTTGTATCCTCCGATACTGCTGACAgtattactcaatcccaatccCTCAGTGACAGTAAGGGCACAACCTTGGTCTCTAAAGATGGAGGCTTTGTCCTGGGGTTCTTCAGTCCAGGTAATCCCAATAACCGTTACTTGGGAATTTGGTATCACAATATCCCAATTAGAACGGTTGTTTGGGTAGCAAACAGGCGTAATCCAATCGACGGCTCCTCTGGCATGTTGATGGTAAACAACTATGGTAAACTTGTTCTTCTCAACCAGAATTCGACTGTTGCTTGGTCGGCAAATTCAACAAAAGAGGCCAGGAATCCAATAGTACAGCTTTTAGATTCAGGAAATCTAGTATTAAgagaagagaatgaagaaaacccagaaaattaTTTGTGGCAGAGCTTTGACTATCCTTCTGATACTTGGCTACCAGGGATGAAGGTTGGATGGGACTTAAGGACTGGTCTGGAAAGGCGCCTAACTGCGTGGAAGAGTCCAGAAGATCCATCTCCAGGGGAACTGAGTTGGGGGATTGAACTTCATGATTACCCTGAGATAGTCATGAAGAAAGGCTCCGATAAGTTCTTCCGGACTGGCCCATGGAATGGCCGTGTTTTCAGTGGTGTACCGGAGTTAAGGGCCACCCCAGTTTACGACTACAGTTTTGTGTCCAACAAGGACGAGGTATACTTCACGTTCCACATGATTAACACATCTTTAATCTCAAGAGCAGTTATGAACCAAACTCAGTATGAGCGCTACATATGGGTCGATAGAAAATGGAAGCAGTACTTGTATTTACCAAAAGACAACTGTGACAATTACAATTTGTGTGGGCCTTATGGAAATTGTATCATTGGTGAGTCACCTGTCTGTCAATGTGTAAAAGGATTCAAGCCTAAGTCACCAGATACATGGAACCCAGACAAGTGGTCTAAGGGATGTATACGCAGTACCCAATTGAGCTGCCAGGATAAAGATAAAATTGGGTTTGACAAgttttttgggtacaaattgCCAGATACCACATATTCTTGGGTAAACCTAAGTATGAATCTTGAGGAATGCAGAGTGAAATGTATGAACAACTGTACCTGTATGGCTTATTCAAACACAGATATTAGAGATGGAGGAAGTGGCTGCGCCATGTGGTTTGGGGATCTAATTGATATTAGACAGATTGCACTTACCGGGCAAGATACTAACAGTCTGCGCCAAGATGTATATATTCGAATGCCTGCTTCAGAGAAAG AAGTGAAAGACAAGCAAAAGATGAAGGTGATAATAGTAGTTGTGGTTGCCATTGCCGTAGTTTTGGGGGTGCTCTTGATTCCCTACTGCATTTGCAAAAGGAGAAACTCAAGAG aaaaaatggaaaacaatgTGATGATAGACCAGAACACTGAAGGCCAGAGTGAAGACTTAGAGGTCCCGTTCTTTAACCTAACTACCATAGCCATTGCCACTGACAACTTTTCAAATAATAACAAGCTCGGTGAAGGGGGTTTTGGAATCGTATACAAG GGTACACTAACAGATGGACAAGAAATTGCTGTGAAAAGGCTTTCACGAAGTTCTACACAAGGATTAAATGAGTTTAAGAATGAAGTTATGCTGATTGCCAAATTGCAACATCGTAATCTTGTTAGGCTTTTGGGCTATTGCATTGAAGGGGTGGAAAAAATGCTAATCTATGAATACATGCCCAATGGAAGCTTAGACTCCTTCATTTTTG ATCAAACCAGGGCTAAAGTTTTAGGTTGGTCTATGCGCTTCAACATTATCTGTGGAATTGCAAAGGGGCTTCTCTATCTTCATGAAGATTCTAGATTGAGGATTATACATAGAGATCTCAAAGCAGGTAATGTTTTACTTGATAGTaaaatgaacccaaaaatttcagatttcgGCATGGCTAGAATCTTTGGTGGAGATCAGACTGAAGGAAATACAAATAGAGTGGTTGGAACTTA TGGTTATATGGCACCTGAATATGCCATTGATGGTCTATTTTCAGTAAAATCTGATGTATTTAGCTTTGGAATATTGTTGTTGGAGATATTAAGTGGAAAGAGAAATCGAGGATTTTTCCATCCAAGCGATGGTCTAAACCTTGTTGGACAT GCATGGAAATTATGGAAAGAAGGAAAGCCTTTAGAACTGATTGATACTTGCTTAAATGACTCTTGCATCCTATTGGAGATTGTACGTTGCCTCCGCATCAGCTTCTTATGTTTGCAACAACATCCTGAAGATCGACCTAACGTGTCATCAGTAGTTATGATGTTGCATGGTGAGAGTTCATTACTTGAACCTGGAGAGCCTGCTTCCTTTGTAGGAAAAAGATCACCTTCATCAAGCAAGAACCAATCATCTTCAACCAATGAAATTACTATTACACTGATAGAAGGTCGATAG
- the LOC115958344 gene encoding G-type lectin S-receptor-like serine/threonine-protein kinase At4g27290 isoform X3, protein MGLTNMLDKSSKNRKQWTSLLVFLSSNLLLFSFVSSDTADSITQSQSLSDSKGTTLVSKDGGFVLGFFSPGNPNNRYLGIWYHNIPIRTVVWVANRRNPIDGSSGMLMVNNYGKLVLLNQNSTVAWSANSTKEARNPIVQLLDSGNLVLREENEENPENYLWQSFDYPSDTWLPGMKVGWDLRTGLERRLTAWKSPEDPSPGELSWGIELHDYPEIVMKKGSDKFFRTGPWNGRVFSGVPELRATPVYDYSFVSNKDEVYFTFHMINTSLISRAVMNQTQYERYIWVDRKWKQYLYLPKDNCDNYNLCGPYGNCIIGESPVCQCVKGFKPKSPDTWNPDKWSKGCIRSTQLSCQDKDKIGFDKFFGYKLPDTTYSWVNLSMNLEECRVKCMNNCTCMAYSNTDIRDGGSGCAMWFGDLIDIRQIALTGQDTNSLRQDVYIRMPASEKEVKDKQKMKVIIVVVVAIAVVLGVLLIPYCICKRRNSREKMENNVMIDQNTEGQSEDLEVPFFNLTTIAIATDNFSNNNKLGEGGFGIVYKGTLTDGQEIAVKRLSRSSTQGLNEFKNEVMLIAKLQHRNLVRLLGYCIEGVEKMLIYEYMPNGSLDSFIFDQTRAKVLGWSMRFNIICGIAKGLLYLHEDSRLRIIHRDLKAGNVLLDSKMNPKISDFGMARIFGGDQTEGNTNRVVGT, encoded by the exons ATGGGTCTAACTAACATGTTGGATAAGAGTTCAAAGAACAGAAAGCAATGGACATCTTTGCTTGTGTTTTTGAGTTCCAATTTGCTTCTTTTCTCCTTTGTATCCTCCGATACTGCTGACAgtattactcaatcccaatccCTCAGTGACAGTAAGGGCACAACCTTGGTCTCTAAAGATGGAGGCTTTGTCCTGGGGTTCTTCAGTCCAGGTAATCCCAATAACCGTTACTTGGGAATTTGGTATCACAATATCCCAATTAGAACGGTTGTTTGGGTAGCAAACAGGCGTAATCCAATCGACGGCTCCTCTGGCATGTTGATGGTAAACAACTATGGTAAACTTGTTCTTCTCAACCAGAATTCGACTGTTGCTTGGTCGGCAAATTCAACAAAAGAGGCCAGGAATCCAATAGTACAGCTTTTAGATTCAGGAAATCTAGTATTAAgagaagagaatgaagaaaacccagaaaattaTTTGTGGCAGAGCTTTGACTATCCTTCTGATACTTGGCTACCAGGGATGAAGGTTGGATGGGACTTAAGGACTGGTCTGGAAAGGCGCCTAACTGCGTGGAAGAGTCCAGAAGATCCATCTCCAGGGGAACTGAGTTGGGGGATTGAACTTCATGATTACCCTGAGATAGTCATGAAGAAAGGCTCCGATAAGTTCTTCCGGACTGGCCCATGGAATGGCCGTGTTTTCAGTGGTGTACCGGAGTTAAGGGCCACCCCAGTTTACGACTACAGTTTTGTGTCCAACAAGGACGAGGTATACTTCACGTTCCACATGATTAACACATCTTTAATCTCAAGAGCAGTTATGAACCAAACTCAGTATGAGCGCTACATATGGGTCGATAGAAAATGGAAGCAGTACTTGTATTTACCAAAAGACAACTGTGACAATTACAATTTGTGTGGGCCTTATGGAAATTGTATCATTGGTGAGTCACCTGTCTGTCAATGTGTAAAAGGATTCAAGCCTAAGTCACCAGATACATGGAACCCAGACAAGTGGTCTAAGGGATGTATACGCAGTACCCAATTGAGCTGCCAGGATAAAGATAAAATTGGGTTTGACAAgttttttgggtacaaattgCCAGATACCACATATTCTTGGGTAAACCTAAGTATGAATCTTGAGGAATGCAGAGTGAAATGTATGAACAACTGTACCTGTATGGCTTATTCAAACACAGATATTAGAGATGGAGGAAGTGGCTGCGCCATGTGGTTTGGGGATCTAATTGATATTAGACAGATTGCACTTACCGGGCAAGATACTAACAGTCTGCGCCAAGATGTATATATTCGAATGCCTGCTTCAGAGAAAG AAGTGAAAGACAAGCAAAAGATGAAGGTGATAATAGTAGTTGTGGTTGCCATTGCCGTAGTTTTGGGGGTGCTCTTGATTCCCTACTGCATTTGCAAAAGGAGAAACTCAAGAG aaaaaatggaaaacaatgTGATGATAGACCAGAACACTGAAGGCCAGAGTGAAGACTTAGAGGTCCCGTTCTTTAACCTAACTACCATAGCCATTGCCACTGACAACTTTTCAAATAATAACAAGCTCGGTGAAGGGGGTTTTGGAATCGTATACAAG GGTACACTAACAGATGGACAAGAAATTGCTGTGAAAAGGCTTTCACGAAGTTCTACACAAGGATTAAATGAGTTTAAGAATGAAGTTATGCTGATTGCCAAATTGCAACATCGTAATCTTGTTAGGCTTTTGGGCTATTGCATTGAAGGGGTGGAAAAAATGCTAATCTATGAATACATGCCCAATGGAAGCTTAGACTCCTTCATTTTTG ATCAAACCAGGGCTAAAGTTTTAGGTTGGTCTATGCGCTTCAACATTATCTGTGGAATTGCAAAGGGGCTTCTCTATCTTCATGAAGATTCTAGATTGAGGATTATACATAGAGATCTCAAAGCAGGTAATGTTTTACTTGATAGTaaaatgaacccaaaaatttcagatttcgGCATGGCTAGAATCTTTGGTGGAGATCAGACTGAAGGAAATACAAATAGAGTGGTTGGAACTTA G
- the LOC115958344 gene encoding G-type lectin S-receptor-like serine/threonine-protein kinase At4g27290 isoform X2, with amino-acid sequence MGLTNMLDKSSKNRKQWTSLLVFLSSNLLLFSFVSSDTADSITQSQSLSDSKGTTLVSKDGGFVLGFFSPGNPNNRYLGIWYHNIPIRTVVWVANRRNPIDGSSGMLMVNNYGKLVLLNQNSTVAWSANSTKEARNPIVQLLDSGNLVLREENEENPENYLWQSFDYPSDTWLPGMKVGWDLRTGLERRLTAWKSPEDPSPGELSWGIELHDYPEIVMKKGSDKFFRTGPWNGRVFSGVPELRATPVYDYSFVSNKDEVYFTFHMINTSLISRAVMNQTQYERYIWVDRKWKQYLYLPKDNCDNYNLCGPYGNCIIGESPVCQCVKGFKPKSPDTWNPDKWSKGCIRSTQLSCQDKDKIGFDKFFGYKLPDTTYSWVNLSMNLEECRVKCMNNCTCMAYSNTDIRDGGSGCAMWFGDLIDIRQIALTGQDTNSLRQDVYIRMPASEKEVKDKQKMKVIIVVVVAIAVVLGVLLIPYCICKRRNSREKMENNVMIDQNTEGQSEDLEVPFFNLTTIAIATDNFSNNNKLGEGGFGIVYKGTLTDGQEIAVKRLSRSSTQGLNEFKNEVMLIAKLQHRNLVRLLGYCIEGVEKMLIYEYMPNGSLDSFIFDQTRAKVLGWSMRFNIICGIAKGLLYLHEDSRLRIIHRDLKAGNVLLDSKMNPKISDFGMARIFGGDQTEGNTNRVVGTYKI; translated from the exons ATGGGTCTAACTAACATGTTGGATAAGAGTTCAAAGAACAGAAAGCAATGGACATCTTTGCTTGTGTTTTTGAGTTCCAATTTGCTTCTTTTCTCCTTTGTATCCTCCGATACTGCTGACAgtattactcaatcccaatccCTCAGTGACAGTAAGGGCACAACCTTGGTCTCTAAAGATGGAGGCTTTGTCCTGGGGTTCTTCAGTCCAGGTAATCCCAATAACCGTTACTTGGGAATTTGGTATCACAATATCCCAATTAGAACGGTTGTTTGGGTAGCAAACAGGCGTAATCCAATCGACGGCTCCTCTGGCATGTTGATGGTAAACAACTATGGTAAACTTGTTCTTCTCAACCAGAATTCGACTGTTGCTTGGTCGGCAAATTCAACAAAAGAGGCCAGGAATCCAATAGTACAGCTTTTAGATTCAGGAAATCTAGTATTAAgagaagagaatgaagaaaacccagaaaattaTTTGTGGCAGAGCTTTGACTATCCTTCTGATACTTGGCTACCAGGGATGAAGGTTGGATGGGACTTAAGGACTGGTCTGGAAAGGCGCCTAACTGCGTGGAAGAGTCCAGAAGATCCATCTCCAGGGGAACTGAGTTGGGGGATTGAACTTCATGATTACCCTGAGATAGTCATGAAGAAAGGCTCCGATAAGTTCTTCCGGACTGGCCCATGGAATGGCCGTGTTTTCAGTGGTGTACCGGAGTTAAGGGCCACCCCAGTTTACGACTACAGTTTTGTGTCCAACAAGGACGAGGTATACTTCACGTTCCACATGATTAACACATCTTTAATCTCAAGAGCAGTTATGAACCAAACTCAGTATGAGCGCTACATATGGGTCGATAGAAAATGGAAGCAGTACTTGTATTTACCAAAAGACAACTGTGACAATTACAATTTGTGTGGGCCTTATGGAAATTGTATCATTGGTGAGTCACCTGTCTGTCAATGTGTAAAAGGATTCAAGCCTAAGTCACCAGATACATGGAACCCAGACAAGTGGTCTAAGGGATGTATACGCAGTACCCAATTGAGCTGCCAGGATAAAGATAAAATTGGGTTTGACAAgttttttgggtacaaattgCCAGATACCACATATTCTTGGGTAAACCTAAGTATGAATCTTGAGGAATGCAGAGTGAAATGTATGAACAACTGTACCTGTATGGCTTATTCAAACACAGATATTAGAGATGGAGGAAGTGGCTGCGCCATGTGGTTTGGGGATCTAATTGATATTAGACAGATTGCACTTACCGGGCAAGATACTAACAGTCTGCGCCAAGATGTATATATTCGAATGCCTGCTTCAGAGAAAG AAGTGAAAGACAAGCAAAAGATGAAGGTGATAATAGTAGTTGTGGTTGCCATTGCCGTAGTTTTGGGGGTGCTCTTGATTCCCTACTGCATTTGCAAAAGGAGAAACTCAAGAG aaaaaatggaaaacaatgTGATGATAGACCAGAACACTGAAGGCCAGAGTGAAGACTTAGAGGTCCCGTTCTTTAACCTAACTACCATAGCCATTGCCACTGACAACTTTTCAAATAATAACAAGCTCGGTGAAGGGGGTTTTGGAATCGTATACAAG GGTACACTAACAGATGGACAAGAAATTGCTGTGAAAAGGCTTTCACGAAGTTCTACACAAGGATTAAATGAGTTTAAGAATGAAGTTATGCTGATTGCCAAATTGCAACATCGTAATCTTGTTAGGCTTTTGGGCTATTGCATTGAAGGGGTGGAAAAAATGCTAATCTATGAATACATGCCCAATGGAAGCTTAGACTCCTTCATTTTTG ATCAAACCAGGGCTAAAGTTTTAGGTTGGTCTATGCGCTTCAACATTATCTGTGGAATTGCAAAGGGGCTTCTCTATCTTCATGAAGATTCTAGATTGAGGATTATACATAGAGATCTCAAAGCAGGTAATGTTTTACTTGATAGTaaaatgaacccaaaaatttcagatttcgGCATGGCTAGAATCTTTGGTGGAGATCAGACTGAAGGAAATACAAATAGAGTGGTTGGAACTTA TAAAATCTGA
- the LOC115958347 gene encoding G-type lectin S-receptor-like serine/threonine-protein kinase SD1-1 isoform X2, whose product MLLRIRKNLKEKMERSRTTSHSSRRREEDMELPMFDLSTISRATDDFSLNNKLGEGGFGPIYKAVIDGQEIAVKTLSRSLGQGLNEFKNEVILIVKLQHRNLVKLLGCCIEGEEKSLDFHFWYETL is encoded by the exons ATGCTCTTGAGAATCAGGAAAAACTTAAAAG AGAAAATGGAGAGAAGTAGAACAACTAGTCATAGCAGCAGGCGTAGAGAAGAAGATATGGAGCTTCCAATGTTCGACTTGTCCACAATTTCTAGAGCCACCGATGACTTCTCACTTAACAACAAACTTGGAGAAGGTGGTTTTGGACCAATATACAAG GCTGTAATAGATGGACAAGAAATTGCTGTGAAGACGCTTTCTAGGAGCTTGGGACAAGGACTGAACgaattcaaaaatgaagttaTACTGATTGTAAAACTTCAACATCGAAATCTTGTTAAGCTTCTTGGTTGTTGCATTGAGGGAGAAGAGAAGAGTCTGGACTTTCATTTTTGGTATGAAACCCTCTGA
- the LOC115958347 gene encoding G-type lectin S-receptor-like serine/threonine-protein kinase At4g27290 isoform X1 — protein sequence MDWSQGCVRGKPLSCEDKSTHGFLTFPGLKLPDTTHSWVNTSMNLKECRAECLNNCSCMAYTNSDNKEGTGCAIWFGDLVDIKQFPAGGQDLYIRMHPPELGMEDGHKKKITVLVVFRCDSFWNALENQEKLKR from the exons ATGGATTGGTCCCAAGGATGTGTACGCGGTAAACCATTGAGCTGCGAGGACAAAAGTACACATGGGTTTCTTACATTTCCTGGATTGAAACTCCCAGATACCACACACTCGTGGGTAAACACAAGTATGAATCTGAAGGAATGCAGGGCAGAATGCTTGAATAACTGTTCTTGTATGGCTTATACAAACTCAGATAACAAAGAAGGTACTGGCTGCGCTATCTGGTTTGGTGATTTAGTAGATATTAAACAGTTTCCAGCTGGTGGACAGGATCTATACATTCGAATGCACCCTCCAGAACTag GTATGGAAGATGGTCATAAGAAGAAGATAACAGTGCTAGTTGTGTTCCGTTGTGATAGCTTCTGGAATGCTCTTGAGAATCAGGAAAAACTTAAAAGGTAA